Sequence from the Gadus chalcogrammus isolate NIFS_2021 chromosome 21, NIFS_Gcha_1.0, whole genome shotgun sequence genome:
ACGTATGGCCAGCAGTACTGCCCTCGCCAAGGTGCAGGGCAGGAAGCAAACGGAGAAGACGATGACCACTGACGTGACCAGGAACACCGCCCTCCTCAGCTTGGTCTTGTCCCCCACCGTCTTCTCCCTCAGCCGCTGGACGATGCGCACCGTGCAGTACGCCAGGATGACGAAGGGGATGAGGATCTGGGTGAAGAAGACTAACTTCAAAGGAAAGGGGAAATGTTTTACCTCAGAGATGACAAATTGCTGATATTCTTTGacataaagaaataataaaattataaatcatTATGAAGAATGCCTTGTGTCTTGTTGATTGATACAATTGCTAGAGAAACACTGATGTCAGACAGGACAGTGAGGTGACATCCattttatgtttatgttatgATAAGACATGCATCAAATAACGTAATGTTCTATAATTTAGTCATCGATCAAAGATTTGTTTGGTTCTTGTGGAACATTTATATTCTAGATTGGATTTCTTACTCAGGGAAGGCAGTAGCTTGATaatgattcatttatttaaatgagCAATGGTAGGTCGATCATCAGTCATTACACTACATTTGAAAGACTTTCTGTAGTTTTTCAACTCAGCGGAAACGAGACGATAATTTCTAAGCCTGAATGGATATGATTTGCAATACCTCTCTAAAAGTGTCTGTGACGTTGTGGGAGACGTCAGTGACGTTGCGCCCATGGCTGTTGCAGCACTCGAAGCTGTTGACCATGGTGGGGATGGTGagcggcaggaggaggagccaaaTGAGCAGCGAAATCAACGGTGACTTCCGGAGGAATTTGACGCAGTTCCTCTTGCCCAGGTGCACCACATTGAAGTAGCGGTCGATGGACAGTGTGGTGAGGAAGGCGATGCTCGCCCCGCGGTTTATGAAGAGCATGAAGAGCATGACCTGGCACAGGGGCTTGCTGCGCCGGAGGCCGTTCTGGTAGTTGTAGGCCTTGGCTGGCAGGCACACCATGAGCAGGAAGTCGGCCACTACGATGTTGAAGAGGAACACGCTGTTGGTCTTCCAGAACTTGAACCTTGATACGAGTTGTACAGAAGTGTATTAGCAGTGCTTCTCAGCCTTGACCGGGGGCGATCCCCCAAAAAACGTGCATTGGAACTCACGAATAAACAACAATTTTCAAAGTATATTGGTAATATCAGATAACGATGCTATGTTCAGTTGGATTAAGGGTGTGTTCAGTTGACTGATTCTAAAGTGTGATTGGCCTACTCTTGTTGGCAGTGGCCCTGGATCGAGATCTGAGACAGCAGCACACAGGCCTTATTTGGACTATTATGTTTTCTGTTGATTTTGTGAGAAATAGCAGGTGTTACACCTAACAATCAAACAATCCTAATATAAAATTTGTAAGAGGTATGTACTGCACGGAGTGAAAACATTGATTTCATGCCTGGCAAGAAAGATACCATCACTTTGTGATTGGTACCACTGGAGAAGAATAAATTAAGTAGATCTGTCTTgcattatttgtgtgtttgtgctctttTAATAATTTGTGCCTGTGGAACATGTTTTCATATAATATGAGTAAGCGGTTGTGCTATAGTATctataatgatgatgataatgaagaATAGGTTTACTAGATTAGTGTCAATGTGTATGTTACCTGAAAAGGAAGATGTATAGGACTGAGATGTTGAGAGGcagaccaaacacaaacactccaaCCATAAGCCAGGACAGGACCTGGTACGTGAGGTCGTTGACGGTGTTGCAGTGTTCCAGAACCACATCGCTGCCGTTAGAGTTGGTCATGTCAAAATAAGTCTTCAACGAATAAATTCCTGAAGAAAAAACTGCGGTCTGTCCCCCAACTAACACCAGAGCACAGGTCATCACAACCCACAGAAACATCCAGAAACCTCTTCAAACAGTGCTATAACGTCCTGCTGATGCTCCCTCCTAGTATTATCTCACTCTGTGTTTCTCTTAGTGGTGTGGCTGCTGGTTCAGAGGGGAACAGATTATAGATTGTCTAGAGGTGTGGTTTAAAAGAGGAAGGCTGATCTGTGTAGGAAGCCGCAAACATGAAGAATGTTTGTCTCAGGTTTCTACAGAAGAGAAAAAATCATCAGAACTCAAGATGACACATGCCCGAAGATGAGAATGACTAGGGGACTAGATTATCAGGAAAACATATATGACAACAGCGTATGGTAGGATCAAAACAGTGGGGTCCAAACAAACATCAACTTCAACAACATCACCATGGAAAAATGTACAGTGTCTACAAGAAAACATTGTGCTTTTGCATGCAAACCAATGTGCATCTGCCAAATGCCgtaaatgtattttatgaaTCCTCTTCAAATAGGCTTTCACATTCACCTTCAGTTTCACATAACTGCAGAGCACAACACAGAGACTGGCTTGATGTGTAACTAGAGGATCATAATGGTTGAAATATAAACTATTTAGCTAGGACAAACATGTGCACTGGCTGAGACCCTGACTCAAACATAATGCAGAATTTTCCAGAACATAAGATAGGGGGTTGTGTGCTACTTAATACTATATGCGTAAAATTTGTTTTGTATCACAACCCAAGATCCCCTAAATCTAACTTTTTTAAGTGAATCATTGACATCATTGAAGTGAATCTGTAGAGCGGTAGGTTTGGTTGTTAACTAAAGTAAAAAGAGAATTTGCAGGGATATTCACACACAAGAAAGATACCATCACAATGTGTTGGGTTTTGCATTCTCAAATCTATGGATCAAAACAAGAAATTTCCATTGTAGATAACCAAATTTCCCCTGCATCATGTCTTCAACAAATTCCCCCAAACACCAGGCTGTGACTGGACCAGGCTATGATCGTAAGCAAGATTGCTAATCACTCAATTGTGGACACATTGAAAAAATATTGCTCAATTCGGGGCTAGGCCATCACTTTTGGTAAATGTGACTGAGGTATATGTCATCCCCTTTATACTCATTGATCCGACCGTAGAGGTTTGACAATACATGGTGTCTTCATGCTCAATAGGTAACTGTTACCACCATTTATGACTTGGCTGTTGCACACATGTAGGCTTGTTGAGCTTAGAGGCACTTAGTACGTCACTTAACAACAGTAAGTATAAGCAGATGTAACACTGTATCTAACTCTGCATAGGGCATTTTATACCTGGTCAACATGTGGTTAATTATAATACATAATATTGTTCTTTGAACTGGTAAATAATTAGGGAAATTCTGAGAAATGACAGCTGAAATACTAAGAAAAACCTCCACTTTTACCCATTACTCATTTAACCATTTAAATTTGGTTAGAACTCAGATTTCATTTTGTACTTGTGTACAGATTTTTCATAAATAGTTATTCTCATGGCTTGCCCCATTAATAAAGTGTTTTTTAGATTTACCCTATAATTGTTTCGATGTAAATTTACAAATGACATCCATGCTAACCTGGTATcaacctccacaggaagtgTGTTCTCAGTGTCATACTAGTTACATTCCATACTGGGTACGTTCTTGTAGATTTTTTTACAATCTACTCAGTAAGTACGACGAAACTGTACCATAAAAGGAAGGCTTGTTTGATTACTTTTGGTGGTATTAAGTATTGCCATATTTTTAACATATATCTTGAAATAGATATTCCATAGTCCATACAATAAAATGTAACTTGTACCATTTATTTTCCGCAACTCTTCCGCAACATGAAAATATACTCAGTAAGTAAGAGGAAACTGTGGTCTTAAAGAATGCCTTGTTTGGGATGGGGACCTTGGTCGCTTTCCAGGTCTTATCGATATTGTTCATATCTTGAACCATTTTCGACCAACTCCTATTTGGCCGTATGTTAAATAAATCAAACTAGTTTATATTGAAATTAGACCAATATTGTCAAATCAAGGCCAAACAATCATTTGTAAAAATGGGTTGTCTGCTTAGAAACCTCAATCTTCTGGACCACGTCAGGATGAAAACTAGCATGACCAATTTTTGACGCAAAATGATATTGTGAACATTATgtacatattatacatatagATATTGTAAAATGAATGTGTCTGAGACAACGTCTCAGGGGCAATTAATGTTGAATTTGTTCTTTTGTGTAGTCTTTTGTGTAGTCTGGTACATATGATTCCCTTCTGCGAGTGGATCGTTCATTTT
This genomic interval carries:
- the LOC130374473 gene encoding 12-(S)-hydroxy-5,8,10,14-eicosatetraenoic acid receptor-like encodes the protein MFLWVVMTCALVLVGGQTAVFSSGIYSLKTYFDMTNSNGSDVVLEHCNTVNDLTYQVLSWLMVGVFVFGLPLNISVLYIFLFRFKFWKTNSVFLFNIVVADFLLMVCLPAKAYNYQNGLRRSKPLCQVMLFMLFINRGASIAFLTTLSIDRYFNVVHLGKRNCVKFLRKSPLISLLIWLLLLPLTIPTMVNSFECCNSHGRNVTDVSHNVTDTFRELVFFTQILIPFVILAYCTVRIVQRLREKTVGDKTKLRRAVFLVTSVVIVFSVCFLPCTLARAVLLAIRLLDMQKVETQVVQVYDGLMVLSYIDCLLDPLLYCFCCSGFRDAYMEAFCPAVLMRRMPSFGNSTRTTTTTNSVGRIVNVPLVQK